The Bacillus carboniphilus genome segment GAAAGCAAGGGCGTGTTGCAAAGGCGATTCGAACTGTTGTCTATGCTGCAGCCGCAACTAGACAAGACGATTCAAAGAAAGTTTATGTTGATATCGTAGACTAAAAGGAGGGGGAATCCCCTCCTTTTTTCTAGTTCAACAATCTTTTTGGTAATTAACCATTAAATAGTAGAACCATAATAGATACATACGTTACTATGAATGGTAGATAGGCAAACTCCTTTGTCCAGTCACAAAAATGATAAGGAGTGTGACAGGCTTGAGAATCATTCGAAAAATAACAGTAAAGCAAGTACTTACGGAAGAAAGTAAATCTTCCATTCAGAAAAAACTACATAATGAGAAAGACATGCTCAAAAAAGAATGTGAGCAACTTTTGTTTGAACAGAAAAAAATGGAACACTCTAAAAAAGGACGAAACTCTTCCCTTCAAACTAGCTTTTTACAAGAGATTGAAAGAAGAGAAGACCAAATCGAATCGATTAGATTTCAATTAGAACAACTAGAAATCCTTCCTTTGGGGACAGAACTAAGGGAATCCGAGATAGAAGCGCTCATTGAGGTAAATGAAGGCGATTCGTGGGACAGACTAGTTAAAGAAATTGTGATAGAAAATGGGATTGTTAAAGAAATTCGTAAAGGGTGACGAATGAAATAATGGAAAAATGGTTTAATGTAGGAAAGATTGTGAATACACATGGCCTGCGTGGAGAGGTTAGAGTGATTTCAAGAACAGACTTTGCAGATGAGAGATATAAAGTAGGGAATACACTTTATTTCTTTTCAGAACCAAATACAGAAGTTTCTATACCTTTAACGGTTAAGCATCATCGTAAGCATAAAAACTTTGATTTGCTAACATTTGAGGGATATGATTCTATCCAAGCAGTAGAAGGTTTAAAAAACGGACTTCTGAAAATAAAAGAAGAGCAACTTACAGAGCTAGATGAAGGAGAGTTTTATTTTCACGAGATCATTGGTTGTGAAGTCTATTTAGAAGATGGGGAAAAGGTTGGAAAAGTGAGGGAGATTTTAACTCCGGGAGCTAATGATGTGTGGGTCGTGAAAGGGAATCGTAAAGAATATTACATTCCTTATATTGCTGAAGTGATTAAGACGATTAACATTGACGAGAGAAAAATAACGATTAAACCAATGGAAGGGTTGCTTGATTAAATGAGAATTGATGTTTTGTCATTATTTCCAGAGATGTTCACAGGTGTCTTTGAAACGTCAATTTTAAAAAAAGCATCAGACCTTGGGGCGGTTTCTTATCATGTTACCAATTTTAGAGACTTTGCAGATAATAAGCATAAAACAGTAGATGACTATCCTTATGGTGGTGGGGCTGGTATGGTCCTAAAACCCCAGCCTGTATTTGATGCTGTAGATGCCTTGACAGTAGGGAAAAAGCCTCGGGTCATCCTGTTATGTCCTCAGGGAGAAGTTCATTCTCAACAAAAAGCGGAAGAGCTTTCTCAAGAGGATCATCTTCTCTTTATTTGTGGTCATTATGAGGGGTATGATGAGAGAATCCGAGAACATATCGTAACAGATGAAATTTCAATCGGGGATTATGTATTAACAGGTGGAGAACTAGCTGCCATGGTTGTGATTGATAGTGTAGTTAGACTACTCCCAGGCGTTCTTGGAAATGAAGATTCTCCCGTACAAGATTCGTTTTCTAATGGGGGATTATTAGAACACCCCCACTATACAAGACCTGCCGATTTTAGAGGCATGAAAGTCCCTGAGGTGTTAACCTCTGGTCATCATGAAAATATCCAAGAGTGGAGAGAGAGAGAGTCTTTAAATCGAACCATAAGTCGTAGGCCAGAGTTATTAGAAAAAGCAAGACTTACAGATCGTCAAAAAAAATGGCTAGAAGAACAGAAAAAGCAATAGACTATATTGAAACCCGTGTTCGAATATGATATGATAGCATTTGTGACTTAGGCAGTTACGTCTGTCTAGGTTCATAAAACGGTGTTCCGCTGCGATTATTAAATATGCAAGAGCATCTGTCGAAGGAGTTGAAGATCATGCACCCAATTATTTCAGAAATTACGAAGGAACAACTTCGTACTGATCTTCCTACATTCCGTCCTGGTGATACTGTACGTGTACACGTAAAGGTTATCGAGGGAACACGTGAACGTATTCAGTTGTTCGAAGGCGTTGTAATTAAGCGTCGTGGTGGCGGAATTAGTGAAACATTTACAGTACGTAAAATTTCTTACGGTGTAGGTGTAGAACGTACTTTCCCAGTACACACACCAAAAATTGCTAAGCTTGAAGTTGTTCGTCGTGGTAAAGTTCGTCGTGCGAAGCTTTACTATCTACGTAACCTACGCGGAAAAGCAGCAAGAATTAAAGAAATTCGATAATATGAACTTAAAGGAGCTTGAGTATTCAAGCTCCTTTATTCGTTTTATAACCTTTTTTATGAAAAAACTTGAATATA includes the following:
- a CDS encoding YlqD family protein gives rise to the protein MRIIRKITVKQVLTEESKSSIQKKLHNEKDMLKKECEQLLFEQKKMEHSKKGRNSSLQTSFLQEIERREDQIESIRFQLEQLEILPLGTELRESEIEALIEVNEGDSWDRLVKEIVIENGIVKEIRKG
- the rimM gene encoding ribosome maturation factor RimM (Essential for efficient processing of 16S rRNA), which produces MEKWFNVGKIVNTHGLRGEVRVISRTDFADERYKVGNTLYFFSEPNTEVSIPLTVKHHRKHKNFDLLTFEGYDSIQAVEGLKNGLLKIKEEQLTELDEGEFYFHEIIGCEVYLEDGEKVGKVREILTPGANDVWVVKGNRKEYYIPYIAEVIKTINIDERKITIKPMEGLLD
- the trmD gene encoding tRNA (guanosine(37)-N1)-methyltransferase TrmD — encoded protein: MRIDVLSLFPEMFTGVFETSILKKASDLGAVSYHVTNFRDFADNKHKTVDDYPYGGGAGMVLKPQPVFDAVDALTVGKKPRVILLCPQGEVHSQQKAEELSQEDHLLFICGHYEGYDERIREHIVTDEISIGDYVLTGGELAAMVVIDSVVRLLPGVLGNEDSPVQDSFSNGGLLEHPHYTRPADFRGMKVPEVLTSGHHENIQEWRERESLNRTISRRPELLEKARLTDRQKKWLEEQKKQ
- the rplS gene encoding 50S ribosomal protein L19, which encodes MHPIISEITKEQLRTDLPTFRPGDTVRVHVKVIEGTRERIQLFEGVVIKRRGGGISETFTVRKISYGVGVERTFPVHTPKIAKLEVVRRGKVRRAKLYYLRNLRGKAARIKEIR